The genomic region ATGCCGTCGACAGTGACGATGCGGCGCACGCCGAACTCGAGTTCGCTGATACCGACGGGTTCGGTGAGCTCGATGGTGACCGAGTCGCCCTTGATATCGACCGCTTCAGGCTCGTCGGCGCGTAGCTCGAGGGTGCCGCTGTCAAGGGTGCCGGACCAGTGCACGGTCGTGTCGTCGGTCGCGGTGATCGTGAACGCGCCGGGCTCACCGTCGGCCACGGCCTCGATCCACGGGTCGCGGTCACCCGGCGCGGGGTGCCACGCGGTGTCCTCAATGCCGTCGAACGCGCTGTTCAAGGACTTGGATGGTTTCGCGCCGCCGAATGCGTCGACGTCCGCGGCGCTTGACGACGCCCGACCAATCCCCTCCTCACTCACCCCCACAAGACGACCCTCAGAGGGGTAGTCGGGGAGACGGTTGTGCACGTCGCCGCCCTCCCAGATGTCGTCCTCGATGGTGCCGTAGGGCAGGTGCGCCGTTGTTGGACCCTTGAGCGTGCCGTAATTGCGTTTCACCAGGGCAGGGGTGTCGGTGATGATGTCGGCGTCGGCAGGCGAGGCGGTGAGGGTGCGCGGGGAGTAGCCGAATTCGCGGTCGAGCAGCGGCAGGACTTCGCCCCCGCCGGCGACCGCCGCGGGGTCAGCGCCGATCATCATGCTGCGCTCGCGGTCGAACAGGTAGACCGAGAGGTCACCGAAGACCTTGGGCTCTCCGAAGCCTTCAGCGAGCTCAGGCAGCTCGGGGTCGGCAGCGAGATCCCCGCGCACCACGACGGCTCCAACACCGATCGAACGCAGCGCCTCTGGGTCGAGCGCGGCGACCTGGCCGTCGAGGCCGCGGATGGCCTCTGGGTCCACAAGCGGGATGGCATCGCGGACGGCGAAGGGGACATCGGTGAGGGCCTGGATCGGCTCATCACGCGTCCAGCCCCAGGTCTGCCGCGCGAAGGATGTCGCCGGCACGACGAGGGTGCGGGTTCCGGCGGCCTCCTCATTGAGGAATGCAGCGGCGGTCTGCCAGTCCTCGGAGACCTCCGTCCACGTGCCTTCCGGCAGCAGCCGCAGCGTCCACGCCGGCGCGACCGCGATCACGGCAACGAGCACGACGGCCACAACCCCCGGCCCGCGCGGTTTCATCCGCGCTACCGCGTACCCCACGCCGAGGCAGATGGGCAGCCTGACCAGTGGATCGAGTTTGTGCAGGTTGCGGAAGGGGGCGAGGGGGGCGTCGAGAAGCGAAAGCCAGATGCTGGCATGCGTGCCCATGAGCGCAACGCCGAGGCACAGCAACACGATGGGGTAGCCGCGGCCTTCGAGCGCGAGCCCGGCGATGCCCAGCGCGGCGATCGCGAGCGTGGCCAGCACAAACACAGGTTCGGTGACCAGCAGATGCCCCGCGACGCGCTCGGTGTCCACGAACGGCGACCACGACGTTGTGCCGCGCAGCAATTCGGCGAGGTTGAGCCAGCGCGTGGTCACGAATGAGGACTCGATGAAGTCCGTGAACGGCGGCGAATAACGGCCGAGCACCAGCAGCGGCCCGATCCACCACGCACTGACCGCCGCGACACCGACGAGCCATTTCGCCAGCGCAGGCCACGCGCGCAGCCAGATGAGCAGCACGAACGCGGGCAAACACGCCATCATCGTCGCGGTCGCGTTCACCGCGCCCATCAGCGCGACGGGGATGACCGCCGCCGCGACGTTCGGCTTGCGCTGCATCAGCGGCACCAGCGTCCACGGCACCAGCGCAACGGGCCACGCCTCCGACGAGATCGCGGTCAAGGTGGTCAGAATCCGTGGGCTCAGTGCGTACAGCGCCGCGCTTATCGACGACTCGCTCAACCGGTACATCCCCGAAAACGCGACCCCCATGACAACCGTCCACCACAACCGCTGCGCCACCCAATCCGGCAAGGGTTCCGTGAGCAGGAAGAATAAGCCGTGGGGGAAGAGGTAACCGTAGGCCTGGTTCTGGATCTGGCCCAGTGTGAACGTGTCGGTGTAGGCCTGTGTGGCCTGGGAGAGGAAACCGGCCGGGTCCGCCGACAAGTCGAACTTCGTGTCGGCGGCGGTGCGGCCTGGGGGTTGGAGGAAAGAAATGAGAGCCAGGACGATCCAGCCAATGATGTGCGTGCGGGCGTCAGGGCTGATTTCGGCGAGGGGATGTGGGCTGGTGCGGCTAGCGTGGGGGCCGGCAGTGCCGCTGGTACCGCGGCGGGGAATGCGCAGCGTGCGCATGGCGCCCTCTACTGTCGGGACCCGTACTCCGGCCCGCCGAGGACTGCCTGGTCAGCGGGAACGGCATTGCCCGCCGGGACCTGGTTCTGGCCGGAGAAGCTAGCGATGCCGATCACGCCCACAATCCCCAGCACAACGCCAGTGACAGTGCTGGCCAAAACCGGGCCGATGGAGCGGCGGGGCCAGGAAGCGAATCGGTTCGTCATGGTCATAGACCCTACCACGGCAGGTGTGCGAGGCCAGAGCCGTTGTGCAAGTGCGGCTGGGGTCTTCTCTGGGGTCCGGCAGGTGTCTGTGCAGGCCCGCTGCGGAAAAGTTGACGTCCGCCGCCGTTTGATGGAAAGGCCCCACTTTTTGACCTGCATGGACGGACCAATAAGCGGGTTCGCATGTAAAGTTTTCCGCAGTTTTGTCTCCAAGGGTCAGGGGCTAAGATTGTCTCGGCAATCAACCGGCCCCGTCCGGACCAACCCAAGGAGCGACCTGTGCACGTACGACCAGCAGCGGCCATCGCAGCTGTCGCGTTGACGTGCGCCGCATGCGTTCCGGGAGGTCAGCCCAGCAACGAGGAGGCTCAGTCCGAGCAAGTCCAGGTCACCGCAACGGAAACGAACGTGGTCACCGTGACACCTGTGCCGGAGAAGACCGCGGCGGAAGAGCGCGTGCCGGAGGACCTGCGCATGCGGGTGGCCTCGCTGATGGTGGTCGGTGCGGCGGATTATGACCAGGCCCGCGCCGCGCTAGAGCAGGGAGCTGGCGGTCTGATCATTCCC from Corynebacterium genitalium ATCC 33030 harbors:
- a CDS encoding alpha-(1->3)-arabinofuranosyltransferase domain-containing protein; this translates as MRTLRIPRRGTSGTAGPHASRTSPHPLAEISPDARTHIIGWIVLALISFLQPPGRTAADTKFDLSADPAGFLSQATQAYTDTFTLGQIQNQAYGYLFPHGLFFLLTEPLPDWVAQRLWWTVVMGVAFSGMYRLSESSISAALYALSPRILTTLTAISSEAWPVALVPWTLVPLMQRKPNVAAAVIPVALMGAVNATATMMACLPAFVLLIWLRAWPALAKWLVGVAAVSAWWIGPLLVLGRYSPPFTDFIESSFVTTRWLNLAELLRGTTSWSPFVDTERVAGHLLVTEPVFVLATLAIAALGIAGLALEGRGYPIVLLCLGVALMGTHASIWLSLLDAPLAPFRNLHKLDPLVRLPICLGVGYAVARMKPRGPGVVAVVLVAVIAVAPAWTLRLLPEGTWTEVSEDWQTAAAFLNEEAAGTRTLVVPATSFARQTWGWTRDEPIQALTDVPFAVRDAIPLVDPEAIRGLDGQVAALDPEALRSIGVGAVVVRGDLAADPELPELAEGFGEPKVFGDLSVYLFDRERSMMIGADPAAVAGGGEVLPLLDREFGYSPRTLTASPADADIITDTPALVKRNYGTLKGPTTAHLPYGTIEDDIWEGGDVHNRLPDYPSEGRLVGVSEEGIGRASSSAADVDAFGGAKPSKSLNSAFDGIEDTAWHPAPGDRDPWIEAVADGEPGAFTITATDDTTVHWSGTLDSGTLELRADEPEAVDIKGDSVTIELTEPVGISELEFGVRRIVTVDGIADTYFFQRLFPATELLHRSFETEAGTFELSTRALIDGTPRPPGPVTLSAGRHTIVTKSETVALTRAGAESGAAASPWEPFDGTVTASGPASDRDRIIMTARAYNSGLRGFIGDVPLEPTRIDSGMQAFTVPAGLAGEFSMSFAGSRFFYFSLVFGGALSLLGVAACLWIDSRRPRSAAAPFAANVAAAPAAWASQVVTALATLAATTLVGGWYGVGAWLVTLLIRRFTLIPGWALAAGAVGFMGLWLARAPWPAANYAGDSVLVTIAGCVAIASLAGAWWRRK
- a CDS encoding DUF2613 domain-containing protein — its product is MTMTNRFASWPRRSIGPVLASTVTGVVLGIVGVIGIASFSGQNQVPAGNAVPADQAVLGGPEYGSRQ